In Eupeodes corollae chromosome 3, idEupCoro1.1, whole genome shotgun sequence, a single genomic region encodes these proteins:
- the LOC129951987 gene encoding serine/threonine-protein kinase Genghis Khan isoform X2, with protein MEVSKTLQGNPALDRSKSLTNSGDSTSEKSISIDFLNDALLVLYDECCNSSLCREKTFSDFIEFSKTTVGLIKQNRPSISEFELLKIIGRGAFGEVYLTRRDEEIYAIKILNKWEMLKRAETACFREERDVLVYGDRQWITNLHFSFQDEKNLYLVMDYYSGGDLLTLLSKFEDRLPEDMAKFYIAEMILAISSIHELSYIHRDVKPDNFILDSSGHIRLADFGSCLKLGSDGKVKSNVAVGTPDYISPEILRVMEDGQGWYGLECDWWSLGICMYEMLYGKTPFYAESLVETYGKIMNHDNSFDFPTEEYTDMKISENAKDLMNRLICSAEIRLGQNGIEDFKSHPWFADIDWCNIRNQSARYIPEVTSKTDTSNFDVDDHDFRSPDTVPPIVNKTFSGLHLPFIGFTYTQNIPTLDYLQDQISESDQMMVSNYLNSSDATGQNDKGSTEKQILLPANGQMQSMEIEKEFQSLRQQIENLQRENSSILEKLELQNVELKDANSQRTLAMKEYSEVTDKLFELRNQKLKLSRQVRDKEEELDTAMQKIDCLRSELRKSEKSKRELELRMEDALAGASKQRKLRERSDECYRKLKSEVWAANSMDFESPSSLGYSSDVFRLEKGNNDDNSSESYNNPSTHLTTSVSTLSGKLNETNNFSEMFRIESQKSNEDAEANLKETILELKKKYSKDKSIWLEEKQRLYSEIDKVKDSRSVLQSKNKEVEKKCRELLSKQKTIFQWEKQITEIIQWVLDERDARSYLQVLVNKMTEELEYLNHSALETSIFVNPNKACGTN; from the exons ATGGAAGTCTCAAAAACATTACAAGGAAATCCTGCTTTAGACAGAAGCAAGTCATTGACGAATTCCGGAGACTCTACTTCTGAAAAATCGATTTCTATAGACTTTCTAAACGATGCCCTACTAGTTCTATACGATGAGTGCTGCAATTCTAGCCTGTGTCGCGAAAAGACATTTTCCGATTTCATTGAGTTTT CAAAAACAACAGTTGgtcttattaaacaaaatagacCCTCCATAAGTGAATTTGAGCTTCTAAAAATAATAGGACGAGGAGCATTCGGAGAAGTTTATTTAACCCGAAGAGATGAAGAGATTTATGctattaaaattctaaataaatggGAGATGCTCAAACGAGCAGAAACAGCATGTTTTCGAGAAGAACGAGATGTACTAGTATATGGGGACAGGCAATGGATaacaaatttgcatttttcctTTCAAGACGAAAAAAATTTG taccTTGTAATGGATTACTACAGTGGAGGAGACCTCCTAACATTGCTGAGCAAGTTTGAAGACAGATTGCCTGAGGATATGGCAAAGTTTTACATAGCCGAAATGATTTTAGCTATAAGCAGCATTCATGAACTTTCATATATTCATCGCGATGTTAAGCCAGATAACTTCATTTTAGACTCAAGTGGTCATATTCGTTTGGCAGATTTTGGATCTTGTTTGAAATTGGGTAGCGATGGCAAGGTTAAATCGAACGTTGCTGTTGGAACACCCGATTATATTTCACCAGAGATTTTAAGAGTCATGGAAGATGGCCAAGGATGGTATGGTCTAGAGTGTGATTGGTGGTCCTTGggaatatgtatgtatgaaatgCTCTATGGTAAAACTCCCTTCTATGCTGAGAGTTTAGTTGAAACTTATGGAAAAATTATGAACCATGATAACAGTTTCGATTTTCCAACGGAGGAATATACAGATATGAAGATTTCTGAAAATGCCAAAGACTTAATGAATCGCTTAATATGTTCAGCTGAAATCCGCCTTGGACAAAATGGTATCGAAGATTTTAAGTCTCATCCTTGGTTTGCTGATATTGATTGGTGTAATATAAGGAACCAGAGTGCGCGTTATATTCCTGAAGTCACTAGCAAAACTGACACATCAAATTTTGACGTTGATGATCATGACTTTAGATCACCTGACACAGTTCCTCCAATAGTCAATAAAACCTTTTCCGGACTCCACCTGCCGTTTATTGGATTTACTTATACCCAAAATATCCCAACTTTAGACTATCTTCAAGACCAAATATCCGAAAGTGATCAAATGATGGTTAGTAACTATTTAAACAGCAGCGATGCTACAGGCCAAAATGATAAAGGAAGTACCGAGAAACAGATTTTGTTACCTGCTAATGGGCAAATGCAGTCTATGGAAATCGAAAAAGAGTTTCAAAGTCTGCGACAGCAAATCGAGAACTTACAAAGGGAAAATAGTTCGATTTTGGAGAAACTGGAGTTACAAAATGTTGAGTTAAAGGATGCAAATTCACAGAGAACGTTAGCAATGAAGGAGTACTCGGAAGTGACAGacaaattgtttgaattaaggaatcaaaaacttaaactttcaCGGcag GTGAGAGACAAAGAGGAAGAACTTGACACAGCAATGCAAAAAATTGATTGTCTCCGAAGCGAACTGAGGAAATCCGAAAAAAGCAAAAGGGAACTTGAACTCCGAATGGAAGACGCACTGGCAGGAGcatcaaaacaaagaaaactgcGCGAAAGGTCTGATGAATGCTATCGGAAGCTTAAATCTGAGGTATGGGCAGCGAACTCTATGGATTTTGAAAGCCCATCATCCCTTGGATATTCTTCAGATGTATTTCGCTTAGAAAAAGGAAATAATGATGACAACTCTTCTGAATCGTACAACAATCCATCAACTCATTTAACTACAAGCGTTTCAACATTGAGTGGAAAGTTAAATGAAACTAATAATTTCTCTGAAatgtttcgaatagaatcacaGAAATCTAACGAAGATGCTGAAgctaatttaaaagaaacaatacttgaattaaagaaaaagtacagcaaagataaaagtatttggCTTGAAGAGAAACAAAGGCTTTATTCAGAAATTGATAAGGTTAAGGACAGTCGGAGCGTACTCCAGTCTAAAAACAAAGAAGTCGAAAAGAAGTGTCGTGAATTATt GTCAAAGCAGAAGACAATTTTTCAATGGGAAAAACAAATAACAGAAATAATTCAATGGGTCTTAGATGAAAGAGATGCTCGCTCTTATTTGCAAGTTCTTGTTAATAAAATGACAGAAGAACTGGAATATCTAAATCATTCTG CATTGGAAACCTCGATCTTTGTAAACCCCAACAAAGCTTGTGGGACTAATTGA
- the LOC129952109 gene encoding cell division cycle protein 23 homolog, translated as MEEDILSVSLQEVKNDLCKAIVECNKRGLLQSVKWLAEMNHGLSYVETTRDFHESVSSDLSKADYDNYYLGKSYFDLREYDRAAYFTRDCESRVPKFLHYYATYMAKQKRQLESVTDNSNLSDSPLAKDMSDLLASLKYEYSERKLDGYGLYLYAVVLKNVGLNEMAIHVFVESIQETPMLWSSYVELAPLISEKEKIIALNLPNHWMKQIFLAHAYIELYLNYEGLKQYENLRAAGFQNCIYITSQMALAYHNKREVDKAIEVFQTIQEVDPYRLDNLDTYSNLLFVKELKTEMASLAHKALSISKYRPETCCVIGNYYSIRSDHQKAIMYFQRALKLNPQYLAAWTLMGHEFMELKNTNAAIQSYRKAVEVNKRDYRAWYGLGQSYEILKMHYYSLYYFKNAHKLRPFDSRMLVALGETYEKLEKNENAIRCYLKACNVGDIEGIALYKLANLYEKLGNIESAVPAYISYCADERAAADKQSLFHAYITLANYYENNGQYEKAAHYAYKCLESDEKKSEAKSLLKTIENKRLSQPVQNRATSKELYSNDVMMDASRISITNKEDKSSSENVSTEILDRNSDDNNTMDMSTMSMD; from the exons ATGGAAGAAGATATTTTGAGTGTATCTTTGCAGGAGGTTAAAAATGATCTTTGCAAAGCAATTGTCGAATGCAATAAACGAGGATTGTTGCAAAGTGTCAAATGGTTGGCCGAAATGAATCACGGCTTATCATACGTAGAGACTACAAGAGATTTTCACGAATCAGTTAGTAGCGATCTTAGCAAAGCGGATTACGACAACTACTATCTTGGCAAAAGTTACTTTGATTTGCGTGAATATGATCGAGCAGCATATTTTACGCGTGATTGTGAATCTCGTGTACCAAAGTTTTTGCACTATTACGCCACGTACATGGCAAAGCAAAAAAGGCAACTAGAAAGTGTTACAGACAACTCCAATCTCAGTGACAGCCCGCTTGCTAAAGATATGTCTGATCTTTTGGCTAGTTTGAAATATGAATACAGTGAACGAAAGCTGGATGGATatggtttatatttatatgcagtggttcttaaaaatgttggccTCAACGAAATGGCGATACATGTCTTTGTCGAATCAATACAAGAAACTCCGATGCTGTGGAGCTCTTATGTCGAATTAGCACCTTTAATatctgaaaaagaaaagattattGCTTTGAATTTGCCAAATCATTggatgaaacaaatatttctggCACATGCTTACATTGAGTTATATCTTAATTACGAAGGGTTAAAGCAATACGAAAACTTAAGGGCGGCAGGCTTCCAGAATTGTATTTACATAACTTCACAAATGGCTTTGGCATACCACAACAAaagag AGGTGGATAAAGCGATTGAAGTCTTTCAAACTATTCAAGAAGTTGACCCTTATCGTCTAGATAATTTGGACACATATTctaatttactttttgtaaaagaactcAAAACGGAAATGGCTTCCTTGGCGCATAAAGCTTTATCGATCAGTAAATACAGACCAGAAACTTGTTGTGTGATCG GTAACTATTACAGTATACGTAGTGATCACCAGAAAGCCATCATGTATTTCCAAAGAGCCTTAAAACTAAATCCACAATATTTAGCAGCCTGGACGTTAATGGGACACGAATTTATGgaacttaaaaatacaaatgctGCTATTCAAAGCTATCGGAAGGCTGTCG AGGTAAACAAGCGCGATTATCGAGCTTGGTATGGACTTGGACAATCgtatgaaatattgaaaatgcaTTACTATAGTTTGTATTACTTCAAAAACGCCCACAAACTGAGACCTTTTGACAGTCGGATGCTTGTCGCACTTGGAGAAACatatgaaaaacttgaaaaaaatgaaaacgctATTAGGTGTTATTTGAAGGCATGCAATGTGGGTGATATAGAAGGTATAGCACTTTACAAGCTTGCGAATCTATATGAAAAGCTTGGTAACATTGAGAGTGCAGTCCCTGCATACATATCGTATTGCGCGGATGAAAGAGCAGCAGCGGATAAGCAGAGCTTGTTCCATGCGTACATTACACTTGcaaattattatgaaaacaatGGTCAGTACGAGAAAGCTGCTCACTATGCCTACAAGTGTCTGGAATCTGATGAA aaaaaatcgGAAGCAAAATCTCTCCTTAAAACGATTGAAAACAAGCGATTATCCCAACCTGTTCAAAATAGAGCTACATCTAAAGAATTGTATTCCAATGATGTTATGATGGATGCGAGTCGAATATCCATTACAAATAAAGAAGATAAATCAAGTTCGGAAAATGTTAGCACTGAGATTTTAGATAGAAATTCTGATGATAATAACACCATGGACATGTCAACAATGTCAATGGACTAA
- the LOC129951987 gene encoding serine/threonine-protein kinase Genghis Khan isoform X1 has product MEVSKTLQGNPALDRSKSLTNSGDSTSEKSISIDFLNDALLVLYDECCNSSLCREKTFSDFIEFSKTTVGLIKQNRPSISEFELLKIIGRGAFGEVYLTRRDEEIYAIKILNKWEMLKRAETACFREERDVLVYGDRQWITNLHFSFQDEKNLYLVMDYYSGGDLLTLLSKFEDRLPEDMAKFYIAEMILAISSIHELSYIHRDVKPDNFILDSSGHIRLADFGSCLKLGSDGKVKSNVAVGTPDYISPEILRVMEDGQGWYGLECDWWSLGICMYEMLYGKTPFYAESLVETYGKIMNHDNSFDFPTEEYTDMKISENAKDLMNRLICSAEIRLGQNGIEDFKSHPWFADIDWCNIRNQSARYIPEVTSKTDTSNFDVDDHDFRSPDTVPPIVNKTFSGLHLPFIGFTYTQNIPTLDYLQDQISESDQMMVSNYLNSSDATGQNDKGSTEKQILLPANGQMQSMEIEKEFQSLRQQIENLQRENSSILEKLELQNVELKDANSQRTLAMKEYSEVTDKLFELRNQKLKLSRQVRDKEEELDTAMQKIDCLRSELRKSEKSKRELELRMEDALAGASKQRKLRERSDECYRKLKSEVWAANSMDFESPSSLGYSSDVFRLEKGNNDDNSSESYNNPSTHLTTSVSTLSGKLNETNNFSEMFRIESQKSNEDAEANLKETILELKKKYSKDKSIWLEEKQRLYSEIDKVKDSRSVLQSKNKEVEKKCRELLSKQKTIFQWEKQITEIIQWVLDERDARSYLQVLVNKMTEELEYLNHSGKLSSIKYIHIMDKDNRHTSQQLI; this is encoded by the exons ATGGAAGTCTCAAAAACATTACAAGGAAATCCTGCTTTAGACAGAAGCAAGTCATTGACGAATTCCGGAGACTCTACTTCTGAAAAATCGATTTCTATAGACTTTCTAAACGATGCCCTACTAGTTCTATACGATGAGTGCTGCAATTCTAGCCTGTGTCGCGAAAAGACATTTTCCGATTTCATTGAGTTTT CAAAAACAACAGTTGgtcttattaaacaaaatagacCCTCCATAAGTGAATTTGAGCTTCTAAAAATAATAGGACGAGGAGCATTCGGAGAAGTTTATTTAACCCGAAGAGATGAAGAGATTTATGctattaaaattctaaataaatggGAGATGCTCAAACGAGCAGAAACAGCATGTTTTCGAGAAGAACGAGATGTACTAGTATATGGGGACAGGCAATGGATaacaaatttgcatttttcctTTCAAGACGAAAAAAATTTG taccTTGTAATGGATTACTACAGTGGAGGAGACCTCCTAACATTGCTGAGCAAGTTTGAAGACAGATTGCCTGAGGATATGGCAAAGTTTTACATAGCCGAAATGATTTTAGCTATAAGCAGCATTCATGAACTTTCATATATTCATCGCGATGTTAAGCCAGATAACTTCATTTTAGACTCAAGTGGTCATATTCGTTTGGCAGATTTTGGATCTTGTTTGAAATTGGGTAGCGATGGCAAGGTTAAATCGAACGTTGCTGTTGGAACACCCGATTATATTTCACCAGAGATTTTAAGAGTCATGGAAGATGGCCAAGGATGGTATGGTCTAGAGTGTGATTGGTGGTCCTTGggaatatgtatgtatgaaatgCTCTATGGTAAAACTCCCTTCTATGCTGAGAGTTTAGTTGAAACTTATGGAAAAATTATGAACCATGATAACAGTTTCGATTTTCCAACGGAGGAATATACAGATATGAAGATTTCTGAAAATGCCAAAGACTTAATGAATCGCTTAATATGTTCAGCTGAAATCCGCCTTGGACAAAATGGTATCGAAGATTTTAAGTCTCATCCTTGGTTTGCTGATATTGATTGGTGTAATATAAGGAACCAGAGTGCGCGTTATATTCCTGAAGTCACTAGCAAAACTGACACATCAAATTTTGACGTTGATGATCATGACTTTAGATCACCTGACACAGTTCCTCCAATAGTCAATAAAACCTTTTCCGGACTCCACCTGCCGTTTATTGGATTTACTTATACCCAAAATATCCCAACTTTAGACTATCTTCAAGACCAAATATCCGAAAGTGATCAAATGATGGTTAGTAACTATTTAAACAGCAGCGATGCTACAGGCCAAAATGATAAAGGAAGTACCGAGAAACAGATTTTGTTACCTGCTAATGGGCAAATGCAGTCTATGGAAATCGAAAAAGAGTTTCAAAGTCTGCGACAGCAAATCGAGAACTTACAAAGGGAAAATAGTTCGATTTTGGAGAAACTGGAGTTACAAAATGTTGAGTTAAAGGATGCAAATTCACAGAGAACGTTAGCAATGAAGGAGTACTCGGAAGTGACAGacaaattgtttgaattaaggaatcaaaaacttaaactttcaCGGcag GTGAGAGACAAAGAGGAAGAACTTGACACAGCAATGCAAAAAATTGATTGTCTCCGAAGCGAACTGAGGAAATCCGAAAAAAGCAAAAGGGAACTTGAACTCCGAATGGAAGACGCACTGGCAGGAGcatcaaaacaaagaaaactgcGCGAAAGGTCTGATGAATGCTATCGGAAGCTTAAATCTGAGGTATGGGCAGCGAACTCTATGGATTTTGAAAGCCCATCATCCCTTGGATATTCTTCAGATGTATTTCGCTTAGAAAAAGGAAATAATGATGACAACTCTTCTGAATCGTACAACAATCCATCAACTCATTTAACTACAAGCGTTTCAACATTGAGTGGAAAGTTAAATGAAACTAATAATTTCTCTGAAatgtttcgaatagaatcacaGAAATCTAACGAAGATGCTGAAgctaatttaaaagaaacaatacttgaattaaagaaaaagtacagcaaagataaaagtatttggCTTGAAGAGAAACAAAGGCTTTATTCAGAAATTGATAAGGTTAAGGACAGTCGGAGCGTACTCCAGTCTAAAAACAAAGAAGTCGAAAAGAAGTGTCGTGAATTATt GTCAAAGCAGAAGACAATTTTTCAATGGGAAAAACAAATAACAGAAATAATTCAATGGGTCTTAGATGAAAGAGATGCTCGCTCTTATTTGCAAGTTCTTGTTAATAAAATGACAGAAGAACTGGAATATCTAAATCATTCTGGTAAATTGTCTTCGATAAAATACATTCATATCATGGATAAGGACAATCGCCATACATCTCAACAATTAATCTAA